In Solanum pennellii chromosome 3, SPENNV200, a single window of DNA contains:
- the LOC107014951 gene encoding RNA polymerase sigma factor sigE, chloroplastic/mitochondrial isoform X2, translating to MGVVTVSSSASRSPLGLSSRFSARLCPLKRPVIVSFKKDKTKNTTLVSPKESISLPIETSKENEKRSRRVTKRTERVHAVTIEAPPSTLELDYSEAAAKLESIYKRSLETASPNTEVKDHLVKRRPRTRKRIVESDEEAKKEVVDNVVKNRRKKSKRLNLDQRIALLKNKEGATDLASLDWKKMKIPPVLPSSEHTWLFKLMQPMKAILQVKENLQNDLGREPTDGEVAEATNIDASELRKKLEAGRAARNKLIKHNLRLVLFVMNKYFQDFANASRFQDLCQAGVKGLITAIDRFEPNRKFRLSTYGLFWIRHAIIRSMTTSSFTKVPFGLESIRVEIQKAKLELLFELQRIPTDDEIIKRVGFSPERYHEVMKVSKPIFSLHARNKTTQEELINGITDVDGVDGDKRKQPALLRLALDDVLDSLKPKESLVIRQRYGLDGKGDRTLGEIAGNLNISREMVRKHEVKALMKLKHPTRVDYVRRYIF from the exons ATGGGAGTTGTGACTGTTTCAAGCTCTGCATCTCGAAGTCCATTAGGATTGAGCTCAAGGTTTTCGGCTCGTTTATGTCCGCTTAAAAGGCCAGTAATTGTAtcgtttaaaaaagataaaacgAAGAATACAACTTTAGTTTCACCTAAGGAGTCCATATCCTTGCCTATTGAAACatctaaagaaaatgaaaaaaggtCAAGACGAGTAACTAAGCGTACTGAGAGAGTGCATGCTGTTACAATCGAAGCCCCTCCAAGTACGTTAGAATTAGACTACAGTGAAGCTGCTGCCAAACTTGAAAGTATCTACAAGCGCAGTCTGGAAACTGCTAGCCCCAATACAGAAGTTAAGGATCATTTGGTGAAGAGAAGGCCAAGGACGAGGAAGAGGATTGTAGAAAGTGACGAGGAAGCGAAGAAAGAAGTTGTTGATAATGTGGTCAAGAATCGTAGAAAGAAGTCAAAGAGGTTGAATCTTGACCAGAGGATTGCTCTACTAAAGAATAAAGAAG GTGCTACCGACTTAGCGAGCTTAGACTGGAAGAAAATGAAGATCCCTCCAGTGCTTCCATCATCTGAGCATACGTGGCTCTTCAAGTTGATGCAACCTATGAAG GCAATCCTTCAAGTTAAAGAAAACTTGCAAAATGATTTGGGGAGAGAACCAACTGATGGTGAAGTGGCTGAGGCAACAAATATAGATGCCTCTGAACTACGGAAAAAGCTGGAAGCTGGTCGAGCTGCTAGAAATAAGCTGATTAAG CACAATCTACgtcttgttttgtttgtgatgaacaaatattttcaagattttgcAAATGCGTCAAGATTCCAAGACCTCTGTCAGGCAGGAGTTAAGGGTCTAATCACAGCTATTGACCGATTTGAACCTAATAGGAAATTTAGGCTATCAACATATGGTCTTTTTTGGATAAGGCATGCCATAATACGTTCTATGACAACCTCAAGCTTCACCAAAGTTCCGTTCGGGCTTGAATCT ATCAGAGTGGAAATCCAGAAGGCCAAGTTGGAGTTGCTGTTTGAGCTCCAGAGGATACCAACAGatgatgaaataattaaaagagtTGGATTTTCCCCTGAGAGATACCATGAAGTGATGAAAGTATCTAAACCTATCTTCTCTCTCCACGCCAGAAACAAGACAACCCAAGAAGAACTCATCAATGGAATAACTGACGTAGATGGCGTTGATGGGGATAAGAGGAAGCAGCCAGCTCTACTCAGGCTTGCTCTTGATGATGTG CTTGATTCTCTTAAGCCCAAGGAGAGTCTAGTAATCAGACAAAGATATGGACTTGATGGCAAAGGTGATAGAACATTGGGAGAAATTGCGGGTAACCTAAATATTTCGAGAGAGATGGTACGGAAGCATGAAGTGAAGGCTCTCATGAAGCTCAAGCATCCAACTCGAGTGGATTATGTTCGCCGGTACATATTCTAA
- the LOC107014951 gene encoding RNA polymerase sigma factor sigE, chloroplastic/mitochondrial isoform X3 has product MGVVTVSSSASRSPLGLSSRFSARLCPLKRPVIVSFKKDKTKNTTLVSPKESISLPIETSKENEKRSRRVTKRTERVHAVTIEAPPSTLELDYSEAAAKLESIYKRSLETASPNTEVKDHLVKRRPRTRKRIVESDEEAKKEVVDNVVKNRRKKSKRLNLDQRIALLKNKEGKMLASSERRKLKEDTEDEKIDKLVREYSGATDLASLDWKKMKIPPVLPSSEHTWLFKLMQPMKAILQVKENLQNDLGREPTDGEVAEATNIDASELRKKLEAGRAARNKLIKIRVEIQKAKLELLFELQRIPTDDEIIKRVGFSPERYHEVMKVSKPIFSLHARNKTTQEELINGITDVDGVDGDKRKQPALLRLALDDVLDSLKPKESLVIRQRYGLDGKGDRTLGEIAGNLNISREMVRKHEVKALMKLKHPTRVDYVRRYIF; this is encoded by the exons ATGGGAGTTGTGACTGTTTCAAGCTCTGCATCTCGAAGTCCATTAGGATTGAGCTCAAGGTTTTCGGCTCGTTTATGTCCGCTTAAAAGGCCAGTAATTGTAtcgtttaaaaaagataaaacgAAGAATACAACTTTAGTTTCACCTAAGGAGTCCATATCCTTGCCTATTGAAACatctaaagaaaatgaaaaaaggtCAAGACGAGTAACTAAGCGTACTGAGAGAGTGCATGCTGTTACAATCGAAGCCCCTCCAAGTACGTTAGAATTAGACTACAGTGAAGCTGCTGCCAAACTTGAAAGTATCTACAAGCGCAGTCTGGAAACTGCTAGCCCCAATACAGAAGTTAAGGATCATTTGGTGAAGAGAAGGCCAAGGACGAGGAAGAGGATTGTAGAAAGTGACGAGGAAGCGAAGAAAGAAGTTGTTGATAATGTGGTCAAGAATCGTAGAAAGAAGTCAAAGAGGTTGAATCTTGACCAGAGGATTGCTCTACTAAAGAATAAAGAAGGTAAAATGCTTGCTTCATCCGAAAGAAGAAAACTTAAAGAGGACACCGAAGATGAAAAAATTGATAAGCTTGTCAGAGAATATTCAGGTGCTACCGACTTAGCGAGCTTAGACTGGAAGAAAATGAAGATCCCTCCAGTGCTTCCATCATCTGAGCATACGTGGCTCTTCAAGTTGATGCAACCTATGAAG GCAATCCTTCAAGTTAAAGAAAACTTGCAAAATGATTTGGGGAGAGAACCAACTGATGGTGAAGTGGCTGAGGCAACAAATATAGATGCCTCTGAACTACGGAAAAAGCTGGAAGCTGGTCGAGCTGCTAGAAATAAGCTGATTAAG ATCAGAGTGGAAATCCAGAAGGCCAAGTTGGAGTTGCTGTTTGAGCTCCAGAGGATACCAACAGatgatgaaataattaaaagagtTGGATTTTCCCCTGAGAGATACCATGAAGTGATGAAAGTATCTAAACCTATCTTCTCTCTCCACGCCAGAAACAAGACAACCCAAGAAGAACTCATCAATGGAATAACTGACGTAGATGGCGTTGATGGGGATAAGAGGAAGCAGCCAGCTCTACTCAGGCTTGCTCTTGATGATGTG CTTGATTCTCTTAAGCCCAAGGAGAGTCTAGTAATCAGACAAAGATATGGACTTGATGGCAAAGGTGATAGAACATTGGGAGAAATTGCGGGTAACCTAAATATTTCGAGAGAGATGGTACGGAAGCATGAAGTGAAGGCTCTCATGAAGCTCAAGCATCCAACTCGAGTGGATTATGTTCGCCGGTACATATTCTAA
- the LOC107014951 gene encoding RNA polymerase sigma factor sigE, chloroplastic/mitochondrial isoform X1, which yields MGVVTVSSSASRSPLGLSSRFSARLCPLKRPVIVSFKKDKTKNTTLVSPKESISLPIETSKENEKRSRRVTKRTERVHAVTIEAPPSTLELDYSEAAAKLESIYKRSLETASPNTEVKDHLVKRRPRTRKRIVESDEEAKKEVVDNVVKNRRKKSKRLNLDQRIALLKNKEGKMLASSERRKLKEDTEDEKIDKLVREYSGATDLASLDWKKMKIPPVLPSSEHTWLFKLMQPMKAILQVKENLQNDLGREPTDGEVAEATNIDASELRKKLEAGRAARNKLIKHNLRLVLFVMNKYFQDFANASRFQDLCQAGVKGLITAIDRFEPNRKFRLSTYGLFWIRHAIIRSMTTSSFTKVPFGLESIRVEIQKAKLELLFELQRIPTDDEIIKRVGFSPERYHEVMKVSKPIFSLHARNKTTQEELINGITDVDGVDGDKRKQPALLRLALDDVLDSLKPKESLVIRQRYGLDGKGDRTLGEIAGNLNISREMVRKHEVKALMKLKHPTRVDYVRRYIF from the exons ATGGGAGTTGTGACTGTTTCAAGCTCTGCATCTCGAAGTCCATTAGGATTGAGCTCAAGGTTTTCGGCTCGTTTATGTCCGCTTAAAAGGCCAGTAATTGTAtcgtttaaaaaagataaaacgAAGAATACAACTTTAGTTTCACCTAAGGAGTCCATATCCTTGCCTATTGAAACatctaaagaaaatgaaaaaaggtCAAGACGAGTAACTAAGCGTACTGAGAGAGTGCATGCTGTTACAATCGAAGCCCCTCCAAGTACGTTAGAATTAGACTACAGTGAAGCTGCTGCCAAACTTGAAAGTATCTACAAGCGCAGTCTGGAAACTGCTAGCCCCAATACAGAAGTTAAGGATCATTTGGTGAAGAGAAGGCCAAGGACGAGGAAGAGGATTGTAGAAAGTGACGAGGAAGCGAAGAAAGAAGTTGTTGATAATGTGGTCAAGAATCGTAGAAAGAAGTCAAAGAGGTTGAATCTTGACCAGAGGATTGCTCTACTAAAGAATAAAGAAGGTAAAATGCTTGCTTCATCCGAAAGAAGAAAACTTAAAGAGGACACCGAAGATGAAAAAATTGATAAGCTTGTCAGAGAATATTCAGGTGCTACCGACTTAGCGAGCTTAGACTGGAAGAAAATGAAGATCCCTCCAGTGCTTCCATCATCTGAGCATACGTGGCTCTTCAAGTTGATGCAACCTATGAAG GCAATCCTTCAAGTTAAAGAAAACTTGCAAAATGATTTGGGGAGAGAACCAACTGATGGTGAAGTGGCTGAGGCAACAAATATAGATGCCTCTGAACTACGGAAAAAGCTGGAAGCTGGTCGAGCTGCTAGAAATAAGCTGATTAAG CACAATCTACgtcttgttttgtttgtgatgaacaaatattttcaagattttgcAAATGCGTCAAGATTCCAAGACCTCTGTCAGGCAGGAGTTAAGGGTCTAATCACAGCTATTGACCGATTTGAACCTAATAGGAAATTTAGGCTATCAACATATGGTCTTTTTTGGATAAGGCATGCCATAATACGTTCTATGACAACCTCAAGCTTCACCAAAGTTCCGTTCGGGCTTGAATCT ATCAGAGTGGAAATCCAGAAGGCCAAGTTGGAGTTGCTGTTTGAGCTCCAGAGGATACCAACAGatgatgaaataattaaaagagtTGGATTTTCCCCTGAGAGATACCATGAAGTGATGAAAGTATCTAAACCTATCTTCTCTCTCCACGCCAGAAACAAGACAACCCAAGAAGAACTCATCAATGGAATAACTGACGTAGATGGCGTTGATGGGGATAAGAGGAAGCAGCCAGCTCTACTCAGGCTTGCTCTTGATGATGTG CTTGATTCTCTTAAGCCCAAGGAGAGTCTAGTAATCAGACAAAGATATGGACTTGATGGCAAAGGTGATAGAACATTGGGAGAAATTGCGGGTAACCTAAATATTTCGAGAGAGATGGTACGGAAGCATGAAGTGAAGGCTCTCATGAAGCTCAAGCATCCAACTCGAGTGGATTATGTTCGCCGGTACATATTCTAA
- the LOC107014054 gene encoding probable WRKY transcription factor 30: MVNQQLCLSPVFVLFQTFELISQMDNYGADNNSHEINRLVGHELTQGRDLVQQLQLHLNAPNYNSSSSSENTREFLLHNIQSKFDRALSLLQCNTINGDNSNSLLPPSNSPAIPIIGMSDSPRSSEDSDRDLEPKEHHATRKRKSSTPRWIKQVHIQPGAPIEGTLDDGYSWRKYGQKDILGAKHPRGYYRCTLRHVQGCLAMKQVQRSDEDPNIFEVTYRGRHTCNQGGGASVSNVNPAPPPLPLPLVIHQIQEPNIGNHEQYQQLNQNSNEILLNFQKSLSISKDDFNFKNTHHDQPNNVPYIPSFNNYPSSSSNDHQDYNFLNNSSTIPNNNFVESFPPSFNNMSTGTSQQNEADYQFNSMGFESNFPYDYQRFS, from the exons ATGGTTAACCAACAACTCTGTCTCTCCCCTGTCTTTGTATTATTTCAAACGTTCGAGTTGATTTCTCAAATGGACAATTACGGAGCTGATAATAACAGTCACGAGATTAATAGACTTGTAGGTCATGAAttaactcaaggaagggatcTAGTTCAACAGCTTCAACTTCATCTTAATGCTCCTAACTATAATTCATCGTCTTCGTCCGAAAACACTAGGGAATTTTTGCTTCATAATATCCAGTCCAAATTTGATAGGGCGCTGTCCTTGCTACAATGTAACACTATTAACGGAGACAACTCTAATTCATTACTACCACCTTCTAATTCCCCTGCTATTCCGATTATTGGAATGTCTGATTCTCCGCGATCAAGTGAAGATTCTGATCGTGATCTTGAGCCTAAAGAGCATCATGCAACACGCAAGAG AAAAAGCAGTACACCGCGTTGGATTAAGCAAGTTCATATTCAACCAGGGGCGCCAATTGAAGGGACTCTTGATGATGGTTATAGTTGGAGAAAATATGGACAGAAAGATATTCTTGGTGCTAAACATCCGAG AGGTTATTACAGATGTACACTTCGACATGTCCAAGGTTGTTTGGCTATGAAACAAGTTCAAAGATCCGATGAAGATCCCAACATTTTCGAAGTCACGTATCGAGGAAGGCACACTTGTAATCAAGGTGGTGGTGCTAGTGTCAGTAATGTGAATCCAGCACCACCACCTTTACCTTTGCCTTTAGTAATACATCAAATTCAAGAACCAAACATAGGAAATCACGAACAATATCAACAacttaatcaaaattcaaatgaaattctcttgaattttcaaaaaagcCTTAGTATCTCCAAAGACgacttcaacttcaaaaatacTCATCATGATCAACCTAACAATGTGCCATATATACCCTCGTTTAATAATTACCCTTCATCGTCGTCCAACGATCATCAAGATTACAACTTTTTGAATAATTCTTCCACAATTCCAAACAACAACTTTGTGGAGAGTTTTCCCCCTTCCTTTAATAACATGTCTACAGGAACTTCTCAGCAAAATGAGGCAGATTACCAATTTAACTCAATGGGATTTGAATCAAACTTCCCATATGATTATCAGAGATTCTCTTAA